Proteins encoded in a region of the Raphanus sativus cultivar WK10039 chromosome 8, ASM80110v3, whole genome shotgun sequence genome:
- the LOC108822087 gene encoding probable beta-1,4-xylosyltransferase IRX9H: MASIRRTLSPVYHDRPYENGGAPFSPSSTSSPSSQKSNSKHNSSSDPTKTSRRGPWRRPFYQFLAFFLIGFLLGMTPYGQIEDANRSTDRFNFEIKPPNIEDRTAKREEVAVDGVSFSTETEKEIDFVPRKLVIVVTPTYNRAMQAYYLNRVAQTLRLVEPPVLWIVVEGNAASFETSEILRKTGVMYRHLVCKRNTTTSVKDRGVHQRNTALEHIELHKLDGVVYFADDDNVYSLELFRSLRQIRRFGTWPVAMLAPSKNKAILEGPVCNGSQVIGWHTNEKSKRLRRFHVDMSGFAFNSTILWDPKRWRRPFSHSTRQLDTVKEGFQETTFIEQVVADESDMEGVPPACSRILNWHLHLDALDVPYPQGWVVQKNLEALVTVK; this comes from the exons ATGGCATCAATCCGGCGAACTCTCTCGCCGGTGTACCACGACCGTCCGTACGAAAACGGAGGCGCACCGTTCTCCCCTTCCTCCACATCATCCCCCTCCTCTCAGAAGAGCAACAGCAAACACAACTCCTCCTCCGATCCCACCAAAACCTCCCGCAGAGGTCCATGGCGGCGGCCGTTTTACCAATTCCTCGCTTTCTTCCTCATCGGATTCCTATTAGGTATGACACCTTACGGTCAAATCGAAGACGCGAACCGTAGTACCGATCGGTTCAATTTCGAGATCAAACCGCCAAATATCGAAGATCGAACCGCGAAACGGGAAGAGGTAGCAGTAGACGGAGTAAGCTTCTCGACGGAAACGGAGAAGGAGATCGATTTCGTGCCGAGGAAGCTTGTGATCGTGGTGACGCCGACGTACAATCGAGCGATGCAGGCGTATTACTTGAACAGAGTCGCTCAGACGCTGAGGCTGGTGGAGCCTCCCGTGCTGTGGATAGTGGTGGAAGGGAACGCGGCGTCGTTCGAGACGTCGGAGATTCTGAGGAAGACTGGGGTGATGTATAGGCACTTGGTTTGCAAGAGGAACACCACGACGAGTGTCAAGGACAGGGGTGTTCATCAGAGGAACACTGCGTTGGAGCATATCGAGTTGCATAAGCTCGATGGTGTTGTTTACTTTGCTGATGATGATAATGTATACTCGCTTGAGCTGTTTCGGAGCTTGAGACAGATCAG ACGATTTGGAACTTGGCCTGTTGCAATGCTAGCGCCAAGCAAGAACAAGGCGATTCTTGAAGGTCCGGTATGCAACGGAAGTCAAGTAATTGGGTGGCACACTAATGAGAAGAGTAAAAGACTACGGAGGTTCCATGTTGATATGTCCGGATTTGCTTTCAACAGCACTATACTCTGGGACCCCAAAAGATGGCGACGTCCCTTTTCACATTCAACCCGCCAACTAGACACCGTCAAGGAAGGTTTCCAA GAGACAACATTTATAGAGCAGGTGGTGGCAGATGAAAGCGACATGGAAGGTGTTCCACCAGCTTGCTCGAGGATACTGAACTGGCATCTTCACTTGGATGCCCTAGATGTCCCTTATCCACAAGGGTGGGTGGTCCAGAAAAATCTTGAAGCTCTCGTAACTGTGAAGTAG
- the LOC108823152 gene encoding cyclin-T1-3 isoform X2 — MFLSASVSAAHYFSIIHHRSQVIIGCAMVMCHRFYMRQSHAKNDWQTIATASLFLACKAEDEPCQLSSVVVASYEIIYEWDPSASIRIHQTEYYHEFKEFILAGERLLLDTSAFQLLDVELPYKPLAAALNRVNAWPDLATAAWNFVHDWLRTTLCLQYKPHVIATATVHLASTFQNAKVGSRRDWWLDFGVTTRLLKEVIQEMCMLIEVDRRRTMPPPPPPPRREVAWAIPAPLKPPVYMARGYPFHSYPMQSYRQPGIW; from the exons ATGTTTCTTAGTGCAAGTGTCTCTGCGGCCCACTATTTTTCAATCATCCATCATAG GTCCCAAGTTATAATAGGGTGTGCGATGGTGATGTGCCACAGGTTTTATATGCGCCAATCTCATGCAAAAAACGACTGGcag ACGATAGCAACTGCGAGTCTGTTCCTCGCTTGCAAAGCTGAAGATGAGCCGTGTCAACTGTCTAGTGTCGTTGTTGCGTCTTATGAAATCATTTATGAGTGGGATCCTTCTGCCTCAATTAGAATCCATCAAACT GAATATTACCATGAATTTAAAGAATTTATTTTGGCTGGGGAGAGGCTTCTGCTGGACACAAGTGCTTTCCAGCTTTTAGACGTCGAACTTCCCTACAAACCATTGGCTGCGGCTTTGAATAGGGTGAACGCTTGGCCTGACCTTGCAACAGCTGCATGGAACTTTGTGCACGATTG GCTTCGAACGACACTGTGCTTGCAGTACAAACCTCATGTTATTGCAACTGCCACTGTGCACCTAGCTTCTACGTTTCAGAACGCTAAAGTAGGCAGCAGGAGAGATTGGTGGTTAGATTTTGGAGTCACAACTAGGCTATTAAAAG AGGTGATCCAAGAGATGTGCATGCTGATAGAAGTTGACAGAAGGAGGACAATGCCGCCGCCACCACCGCCTCCAAGAAGAGAGGTAGCTTGGGCAATACCTGCACCCCTAAAGCCTCCGGTCTATATGGCTAGAGGCTATCCGTTTCACAGCTACCCTATGCAGTCGTATAGACAGCCTGGAATCTGGTGA
- the LOC108822029 gene encoding alcohol acyltransferase 9: protein MQELPDCLYEGKQPTLITPSSPTPNHSLYLSNLDDHHFLRFSIKYLYLFQKSPSSQTLKDSLSMILVDYYPLAGRIKVSDNSTKLEVDCNGEGAVFAEAFMDITCQEFLELSPKPNKSWRKLLFKVQAPSFLDTPPLVIQVTHLRCGGMILCTAINHCLCDGIGTSQFLHAWAHANTTKAPLLIQPSHSRHMLDPRDPPRVTHSHPGFTRTTVEKNSPTFNICKHLQSQPLAPITLTFTPSLILSLKKTCAPSLKCTTFEALAAHTWCSWARSLDLPLTMQVKLLFSVNMRKKLTPELPQGYYGNGFLLACAESKVQDLVNGNIYHAVKLVQDAKARITDAYVRSTIDLLEDKTVKTDVSCSLVISQWAKLGLEELDFGGGKPMYMGSLTSDIYCLFLPVAGNCDAIRVQVSLPEDVVKRLEYYMVKFLDAKEKEEDHSLAE, encoded by the exons ATGCAAGAACTTCCGGATTGCTTGTACGAGGGAAAGCAACCAACCCTAATCACTCCTTCGTCCCCCACACCAAATCACTCTCTCTACCTTTCCAACCTCGACGACCATCATTTTCTCAGATTCTCTATCAAGTACCTCTACCTTTTCCAAAAATCTCCTTCCTCTCAAACCCTCAAAGATTCTCTGTCTATGATTTTAGTTGATTACTACCCCCTCGCTGGTCGGATCAAAGTCTCTGATAACAGTACCAAGCTCGAGGTTGACTGTAATGGGGAAGGAGCAGTTTTCGCGGAAGCCTTCATGGATATAACTTGTCAAGAGTTTCTTGAACTTTCACCCAAGCCAAACAAGTCTTGGAGGAAGCTCTTGTTTAAGGTTCAAGCTCCTAGTTTCTTGGACACACCTCCTCTTGTCATAcag GTGACGCATCTCCGTTGCGGGGGTATGATCCTCTGCACCGCCATCAATCATTGCCTTTGTGACGGCATCGGCACATCGCAGTTCCTACATGCATGGGCCCATGCAAATACCACCAAAGCTCCTCTTCTCATCCAACCGTCCCACTCTCGACACATGTTAGACCCACGAGATCCACCGCGTGTCACACACTCACATCCCGGTTTCACCCGAACCACCGTAGAGAAAAACTCCCCCACCTTCAACATCTGCAAGCATTTACAGTCCCAACCACTGGCTCCCATCACCCTAACCTTCACACCATCCCTAATCCTAAGCCTAAAGAAAACATGCGCTCCCTCGCTAAAATGCACCACGTTCGAGGCACTAGCTGCTCACACATGGTGCTCTTGGGCTCGATCTCTTGACTTGCCGTTGACCATGCAGGTCAAACTTTTATTCTCAGTCAACATGAGGAAAAAGCTGACTCCAGAACTTCCACAAGGCTATTATGGTAACGGGTTCTTGCTAGCTTGCGCAGAGAGCAAGGTTCAAGACCTAGTGAACGGTAATATTTACCACGCGGTAAAATTAGTACAAGACGCGAAAGCGAGAATCACCGACGCATATGTAAGGTCAACGATAGATTTACTGGAGGATAAAACAGTAAAAACGGACGTCTCATGCAGTTTGGTTATCTCTCAATGGGCGAAACTGGGTTTAGAGGAGTTGGACTTTGGAGGAGGAAAGCCAATGTATATGGGTTCTTTGACGAGTGACATCTACTGTTTATTTTTACCGGTGGCCGGAAACTGTGATGCCATTAGGGTTCAGGTGTCGTTGCCGGAGGATGTTGTGAAGAGGCTAGAGTATTACATGGTTAAGTTTTTAGAtgcaaaagaaaaggaagaagatcaTTCTCTTGCAGAATAA
- the LOC108822086 gene encoding AAA-ATPase At2g18193-like, with protein sequence MFPSSDNSFSASTLFSAYASLTGFLMLFRSMLHDFVPSQVRSYFSRLFSRLLTPKSKNLTVVIDEKFRNNRNQVFDAAETYLRDKIGPETERVRAGKTPKQKHLTIAIEKGEEISDSFEGSEVKWCYVQTENDKGEKVKRFYELTFEKKLREKITGPYLSHVVAASEEIRKSLRVVKLYSQDVDESDDDDGCPGGSWGCINLEHPSTFDTLAMDPSAKKRIIDDLGRFLKRKEFYKRVGKAWKRGYLLYGPPGTGKSSLIAAMANHLKFDVFDLELSSVYDNRELKRVLLSTTNRSILVIEDIDCNAEVRDREDDESREEDEKVLGKVTLSGILNLIDGLWSSFGDERIIVFTTNHKERLDPALLRPGRMDMHIHMSYCTGLGFRTLVSNYLGLDGSNHPLCEEIERLIDSTEVTPAELAEELMQDDDTDAVLRGVMSFVEKRKVERSKAKEEISVCKDVVTKTNDDDTEKAN encoded by the coding sequence ATGTTTCCTTCATCAGATAACTCTTTCTCAGCATCAACGCTCTTCTCAGCGTACGCATCCCTAACCGGATTCCTGATGCTCTTCCGATCAATGCTCCACGACTTCGTCCCCTCGCAGGTCCGATCCTACTTCTCCCGCTTGTTCTCACGGCTCCTCACTCCTAAATCGAAGAACCTCACGGTCGTCATCGACGAGAAATTCAGGAACAACAGGAACCAAGTCTTCGACGCGGCGGAGACGTACCTCCGCGACAAGATCGGCCCGGAGACGGAGCGGGTGCGAGCGGGGAAAACGCCGAAGCAGAAGCACCTGACGATCGCGATCGAGAAGGGAGAAGAGATCTCGGACTCGTTCGAGGGGTCCGAGGTGAAGTGGTGCTACGTCCAGACGGAGAACGACAAGGGGGAGAAAGTTAAAAGGTTCTACGAGCTGACGTTCGAGAAGAAGCTCAGAGAGAAAATCACGGGGCCTTACCTGAGCCACGTGGTCGCGGCGTCGGAGGAGATTAGGAAGAGTCTGAGAGTGGTGAAGCTTTACAGCCAAGACGTTGACGAGAGCGACGACGACGACGGGTGCCCTGGCGGGAGCTGGGGATGCATAAATCTCGAGCATCCTTCGACGTTCGACACGTTGGCGATGGATCCGAGCGCGAAGAAGAGGATCATCGATGACTTGGGGAGGTTTCTAAAGAGGAAGGAGTTTTACAAAAGAGTTGGTAAAGCGTGGAAACGAGGTTACTTGCTGTATGGTCCACCCGGTACAGGTAAGTCAAGTTTGATCGCAGCGATGGCTAACCACCTGAAGTTCGACGTGTTTGATCTCGAGCTTAGTAGTGTCTACGACAATCGTGAGTTGAAGAGGGTGTTGTTATCGACCACGAACCGTTCGATTTTGGTGATTGAGGATATTGACTGCAATGCTGAGGTTAGAGACAGGGAAGACGATGAGTCTCGAGAAGAAGACGAAAAAGTTTTGGGGAAGGTGACGTTGTCTGGGATTCTGAATCTTATTGATGGGTTATGGTCGAGTTTTGGGGATGAGAGGATCATTGTGTTCACGACTAATCATAAAGAGCGGCTTGACCCTGCGTTGCTGCGTCCCGGGAGAATGGATATGCATATTCATATGTCTTACTGTacgggtttaggatttaggacgTTGGTTTCTAATTACCTTGGTTTAGATGGTTCCAACCATCCTCTATGTGAAGAAATCGAGAGGTTGATAGATTCTACGGAGGTTACTCCTGCTGAGCTAGCTGAGGAGCTGATGCAGGACGATGACACTGATGCTGTTCTTCGTGGAGTGATGAGTTTTGTTGAGAAGAGGAAGGTCGAGAGAAGCAAGGCCAAGGAAGAGATTTCTGTTTGTAAAGATGTTGTGACTAAGACAAATGATGATGATACAGAAAAGGCCAACTAA
- the LOC108818809 gene encoding splicing factor U2af small subunit A, protein MAEHLASIYGTEKDRVNCPFYFKMGACRHGDRCSRIHNRPTISPTLLLSNMYQRPDVITPGIDAQGQPLDPRKVQEHFEDFFEDLYEELGKFGEIESLNICDNITDHMIGNVYVQFKEEDQAAAALKALEGRSYLGRPIIAEFSPVTDFREATCRQYEEDNCGRGGYCNFMHVKLVSREMRRKLFGRRRSYRRGGSRSRSRSRSVSPRGKREYDRRGDREPPRRGEFGHRDRDGEFYRHGSGRRRSERGDRDGYSRRRREGSPGGGGREGSEERRARIEQWNREREEKEEGGA, encoded by the coding sequence ATGGCGGAGCACTTAGCTTCAATCTACGGCACCGAGAAGGACAGAGTCAACTGCCCATTCTACTTCAAGATGGGCGCGTGCCGTCACGGCGACCGCTGCTCCCGCATCCACAACCGTCCCACCATCTCCCCAACCCTCCTCCTCTCCAACATGTACCAAAGACCCGACGTGATCACCCCCGGGATCGACGCCCAGGGGCAGCCACTCGACCCGCGCAAGGTCCAAGAGCATTTCGAGGACTTCTTCGAGGATCTATACGAGGAGCTCGGGAAGTTTGGGGAGATCGAGAGCCTTAACATCTGCGATAATATTACTGACCACATGATTGGGAATGTGTATGTTCAGTTTAAGGAGGAGGATCAGGCGGCCGCGGCTTTGAAGGCCTTGGAAGGGAGGAGTTACTTGGGCCGGCCCATTATCGCGGAGTTTTCGCCTGTGACGGATTTTAGGGAGGCGACGTGTAGGCAGTATGAGGAGGATAACTGTGGGCGCGGTGGGTATTGTAATTTTATGCATGTGAAGCTTGTTTCGAGGGAGATGAGGAGGAAGCTGTTTGGGAGGAGGAGGTCGTACAGAAGAGGGGGAAGCAGGAGTAGGAGTAGGAGTAGGAGTGTGAGCCCCAGGGGGAAGAGAGAGTATGACCGGCGTGGTGATCGTGAACCTCCTCGCAGGGGGGAGTTTGGTCACCGGGACAGAGATGGGGAGTTTTATAGGCATGGAAGTGGGAGAAGAAGGAGTGAGAGAGGAGACAGGGACGGTTATTCTAGGAGGAGACGTGAGGGAAGCCCTGGTGGTGGTGGGAGAGAAGGAAGCGAGGAGAGGAGGGCAAGGATTGAGCAGTGGAACAGGGAACGGGAGGAGAAGGAAGAGGGAGGAGCTTAA
- the LOC108823152 gene encoding cyclin-T1-3 isoform X1, which translates to MGEEQQQHPRKRSRQHFEAEEARHLSLPKSPPQCEKWYYSREEIERFSPSRKDGIDLAKESFLRSSYCNFLQRLGMKLQVSQVIIGCAMVMCHRFYMRQSHAKNDWQTIATASLFLACKAEDEPCQLSSVVVASYEIIYEWDPSASIRIHQTEYYHEFKEFILAGERLLLDTSAFQLLDVELPYKPLAAALNRVNAWPDLATAAWNFVHDWLRTTLCLQYKPHVIATATVHLASTFQNAKVGSRRDWWLDFGVTTRLLKEVIQEMCMLIEVDRRRTMPPPPPPPRREVAWAIPAPLKPPVYMARGYPFHSYPMQSYRQPGIW; encoded by the exons ATGGGAgaggagcagcagcagcatccGAGAAAGCGATCTAGACAGCATTTCGAAGCAGAGGAAGCGAGACATTTATCTTTACCAAAGTCTCCTCCTCAATGCGAAAAGTGGTATTACAGCAGGGAAGAGATTGAGCGTTTCTCTCCTTCTAGAAAAGATGGGATCGATCTGGCCAAGGAGTCTTTTTTACGCTCTTCCTATTGCAACTTCCTTCAAAGACTTGGCATGAAGCTTCAAGT GTCCCAAGTTATAATAGGGTGTGCGATGGTGATGTGCCACAGGTTTTATATGCGCCAATCTCATGCAAAAAACGACTGGcag ACGATAGCAACTGCGAGTCTGTTCCTCGCTTGCAAAGCTGAAGATGAGCCGTGTCAACTGTCTAGTGTCGTTGTTGCGTCTTATGAAATCATTTATGAGTGGGATCCTTCTGCCTCAATTAGAATCCATCAAACT GAATATTACCATGAATTTAAAGAATTTATTTTGGCTGGGGAGAGGCTTCTGCTGGACACAAGTGCTTTCCAGCTTTTAGACGTCGAACTTCCCTACAAACCATTGGCTGCGGCTTTGAATAGGGTGAACGCTTGGCCTGACCTTGCAACAGCTGCATGGAACTTTGTGCACGATTG GCTTCGAACGACACTGTGCTTGCAGTACAAACCTCATGTTATTGCAACTGCCACTGTGCACCTAGCTTCTACGTTTCAGAACGCTAAAGTAGGCAGCAGGAGAGATTGGTGGTTAGATTTTGGAGTCACAACTAGGCTATTAAAAG AGGTGATCCAAGAGATGTGCATGCTGATAGAAGTTGACAGAAGGAGGACAATGCCGCCGCCACCACCGCCTCCAAGAAGAGAGGTAGCTTGGGCAATACCTGCACCCCTAAAGCCTCCGGTCTATATGGCTAGAGGCTATCCGTTTCACAGCTACCCTATGCAGTCGTATAGACAGCCTGGAATCTGGTGA